ATACCCGTGCAACTCCGAGGGATGCAAGCATGTCCATGACCAGCACCACCGATTGATGGGTTGCAGCAGCATCCGCTTCCACCACTGCCCGGCGCTCTTGTCCGTCTTTGTTGGTCGCCATGGCTTTGGTCAGTTCACGTCGAAGCTGGGTTTCATTCAATACGCCAAGGCTTCCGAAGGCATAGTTGCCGTCGCGGCCGATTCGTATCCGCAGAGCCTCCGTTGGCGCAGTGTCTTCCTTGGCGCTTTGTGTACCCGGCAGATCCACTTCCAGCTGGCTGG
The nucleotide sequence above comes from Limnobacter thiooxidans. Encoded proteins:
- a CDS encoding ExbD/TolR family protein, whose amino-acid sequence is MRIKRIAPSEAPDINLIPLIDVLLVIVIFLVVSTTFMQPSQLEVDLPGTQSAKEDTAPTEALRIRIGRDGNYAFGSLGVLNETQLRRELTKAMATNKDGQERRAVVEADAAATHQSVVLVMDMLASLGVARVSIATAGGKAP